The Vibrio bathopelagicus genomic sequence GCCCAGAGCAGCGATACCAATTACACCAGAAGTAGTAAGGCTGACCATAGATTTACCCGCATCAACAGCGGCAGTGATCGCGGTTTCATTTGCACCTTCAGCGAACGCAGAGCCAGAAGTAAGAGCGACAGAAGCAACAAGGATTTTATTGCTAACCAATTGACGTAATTTCAACATAATAATTTTCCTAAATGGATTAACGAAAGTGTTTTAATACACGGCCTAGAACATGACCACCAACAAAGGTTGCCAAACTCTGACCGACAACGAATTCATACAATGATTTGTCGAATTCAAGTAATGACCAATCAAATTGACCATCAACCAAGTGCGTTAACTGCTCTTTAGAGACCAAGACATACTCACAAACATCCCCCGATGATTGTTGCAAAATCCCATCAATAACAGTCACGCAAATAGACATAGCACCTAAGACCTAATTACTTAGCTTTCATAAAGTTATCGAAGTGCTTTTTAATTTCTTCATCGACAGGAACAAGCTTGGTAACCAAGATATCTAGAGGATCATTTGGGTTAGCACCAAAGCTAAGTTCGTAGTCACGGTTAGCAACGAAAGCACGCGTTTGGATAAGCTGACGAGCGTAGGCCACATCAATTTTCAACGCTTGTTTGTTGTAAGGGATGTCAGTCGAGTAACCGATACCCGTTTGCTGAAACTTCTCGTTATCGACTTCTTCAACGGCACGAAGAACAGACAATTCCGCAAATTCCATGTTGGATTTAGGGAAACGCTTGATAGCAATACCAGTTATTGTAGGCATATTCTTGACTCCAAAATTTCGATTTTCTGTTTAGTGTATTCGTCAGGAATGCCTAACGAGGTTTCAAAGTTTGCGCGTCTATGGTGCGTAGGAATGAGCATTCCGAATGCTTCCCCCAAGTCACCCTCAGTCATTGCAACAACTTCAGATAGAGCTTTGCCACATTGGCGACGAACCCAAGCAATACGAGCGAAGAACTCAAGACCCGCTTTTTTCTTGTTAAGCTCAATCTTCATTGGTTCAGCAGGGTCGATACTGGCCGAGAAGTCACACAGACCA encodes the following:
- a CDS encoding DUF1293 family protein, coding for MPTITGIAIKRFPKSNMEFAELSVLRAVEEVDNEKFQQTGIGYSTDIPYNKQALKIDVAYARQLIQTRAFVANRDYELSFGANPNDPLDILVTKLVPVDEEIKKHFDNFMKAK